The genomic stretch AGCGCCGCCTGGCGAAGCTTCGAATGCGCAAGCCAGAGGTAGTTGCCCTTCTCCGTCACATGATCGGAAAACTCGTTGGCAAGACAGAAGCCGAGACGATAGGGCGTGCCGTCGGGGCCGACCAGATAGATGGCGGCCAACTCCGGCTCCTCGCCGCCGTCGAGTGCAAAGGCTGGCGACACGAGATCCTCGCCCGTGGCGCGCAATTGCGAACCATCGCCCTTGTAGAACCACTCAGGCTGCACGCCTTCCTGATCTTCCGCCGGCTTGCCGCCCTCGACGCCCATCTGGAACATGCGCATGGAATCGGTTGGCTTCTCCGCCGCCTGCGCAGCCTTGTGCATCTTGTCGCGTCCGTCGGCAGAACCGAGATGCGTGAGGCCGGTTCCGGCGACGAAGAAATGCGCGGGATCGGGGTGCGCGACAGGAAGGCCGAGACGCCCCTCGCGGCGTGCAAGCTCCAGGTCGACCTCCGCTCCGTAGCCGAGCGCGTCGACCCTTTCGGCAAGCGACTGGCCCGCCTCGATGGCGCCCTTGGCCAGCTCGTAGGTAGAAGTCACGCCACGGACCACCCGAGCCGATCCGACACCATCCCATGCGACAACCACCTGGCTGTCGCCGTCACGCACCTGAAGAATTCGAAGCATGGATCCTCAACCTGAGCATTTGCAATGATGCCGACGCGGCACCCTCCTCCCATCACCTCGAGGCAATGGAACATTAATAGCACTATTGGACGTGAAGCAGGCTTGTCAAGGCGAGGATAGATTATCAGGCTGTCTGACAACCACAAAACGAAAGCCGTATCTTACGCTGACATTTCAACGAGTTATGACAGTATCAAGGTATCTTCCCTACAAATTCCCGACTGACACCGGTCAAAAACGTCTTGCAAAAGTATGACAATATGCAAACTGTGTAGCGTCCATATGCCAATCATCTTCTGGGAGGATTTAAGATGAAGAAGGCTCTCGCGGCGGTTACCGTCGCCTTTACCGCATGCCTCGCATCCACTGTTTCCGCGCAATCACTGACCGTCGGCTTCTCGCAGATCGGCTCCGAGTCCGGCTGGCGTGCAGCCGAAACGACCGTGACAAAGCAGGAAGCTGAAAAGCGGGGAATCGACCTCAAATTCGCCGATGCACAGCAGAAGCAGGAAAACCAGATCAAGGCCATCCGTGGCTTCATCGCGCAGGGGGTTGATGCAATCCTCGTGGCTCCCGTTGTCGCCACCGGCTGGGAAGCGGTGTTGAAGGAAGCCAAGGAAGAGGAGATCCCCGTCATCCTGCTCGATCGCCAGATCGAGGCACCTGACGATCTCTACCTCACCGCCGTCACGTCCGATCAGGTTCACGAAGGCAAGGTCGCCGGAGACTGGCTGGTGAAGGAGGTGGGCGACAAGGATTGCAAGGTCGTGGAACTCCAGGGCACTACCGGCTCCTCGCCTGCCATCAACCGCAAGAAGGGCTTCGAAGAAGCCATCGCAGGTCATTCCAACATCACCATCGCCCGTTCGCAGACTGGGGACTTCACCCGCACCAAGGGCAAGGAAGTCATGGAGAGCTTCATCAAGGCGGAAGGCGGCGGCCAGGATATCTGCGCTGTCTATGCCCATAACGACGACATGGCCGTCGGCGCAATCCAGGCGATCAAGGAAGCGGGATTGAAGCCGGGCTCCGACATCAAGATCGTCTCGATCGACGCCGTGCCGGACATCTTCAAGGCC from Pseudorhizobium banfieldiae encodes the following:
- the araD1 gene encoding AraD1 family protein, producing the protein MLRILQVRDGDSQVVVAWDGVGSARVVRGVTSTYELAKGAIEAGQSLAERVDALGYGAEVDLELARREGRLGLPVAHPDPAHFFVAGTGLTHLGSADGRDKMHKAAQAAEKPTDSMRMFQMGVEGGKPAEDQEGVQPEWFYKGDGSQLRATGEDLVSPAFALDGGEEPELAAIYLVGPDGTPYRLGFCLANEFSDHVTEKGNYLWLAHSKLRQAALGPELFVGDLPQSVEGTSRIRRGDELVFEKPFVSGEANMSHSFANLEHHNFKYELFRRPGDLHVHFFGTATLSFSEGVKTEPGDVFEISAEPFKLPLVNRLTVAAATPVFVRKL
- the ytfQ gene encoding galactofuranose ABC transporter, galactofuranose-binding protein YtfQ; the encoded protein is MKKALAAVTVAFTACLASTVSAQSLTVGFSQIGSESGWRAAETTVTKQEAEKRGIDLKFADAQQKQENQIKAIRGFIAQGVDAILVAPVVATGWEAVLKEAKEEEIPVILLDRQIEAPDDLYLTAVTSDQVHEGKVAGDWLVKEVGDKDCKVVELQGTTGSSPAINRKKGFEEAIAGHSNITIARSQTGDFTRTKGKEVMESFIKAEGGGQDICAVYAHNDDMAVGAIQAIKEAGLKPGSDIKIVSIDAVPDIFKAMADGEANATVELTPNMAGPAFDVLEAYLKDKTEPPKWIQTESKLYTAADDPMKVYESKKDLGY